From Pseudomonas poae, the proteins below share one genomic window:
- a CDS encoding tartrate dehydrogenase translates to MSKAFRIAAIAGDGIGKEVLPEGLRVLEQAARIWDLNLSIEVLDWAHCDYYLEHGQMMPEDWFEQLKGFDAIYFGAVGWPDKVPDHISLWGSLLKFRRDFDQYVNIRPVRLFLGVPCPLAGREPGDIDFVVIRENTEGEYSSVGGKMFEGTEHEFVLQESVFTRRGVDRILKFAFDLAQTRPRKRLTAATKSNGISISMPYWDERTALMAAKYPEVTWDKQHIDILCARFVLQPDRFDVVVASNLFGDILSDLGPACAGTIGIAPSANLDPERRFPSLFEPVHGSAPDIYGRNIANPIAMIWSGALMLDFLGNGEGRYRAAHDGILRAIEGVIAEGVVTPDLGGAGSTQEVGAAIVGRLFD, encoded by the coding sequence ATGAGCAAGGCATTCAGAATCGCCGCGATTGCCGGCGATGGCATCGGCAAGGAAGTGTTGCCCGAAGGGCTGCGGGTACTCGAGCAAGCCGCCAGGATCTGGGACCTGAACCTGAGCATCGAAGTGCTCGACTGGGCCCACTGCGATTATTACCTGGAACACGGGCAGATGATGCCCGAGGACTGGTTCGAGCAGCTCAAGGGTTTTGACGCGATCTACTTTGGCGCCGTGGGCTGGCCGGACAAAGTCCCGGACCATATTTCCCTGTGGGGCTCGCTGCTCAAGTTCCGCCGCGACTTCGACCAGTACGTGAACATCCGCCCGGTGCGGCTGTTCCTCGGCGTACCGTGCCCGCTGGCTGGGCGTGAGCCTGGGGATATCGACTTTGTGGTGATTCGCGAAAATACCGAGGGCGAATACTCGTCGGTGGGCGGCAAGATGTTCGAAGGCACCGAGCATGAGTTCGTGTTACAGGAGTCGGTGTTCACCCGGCGGGGTGTCGACCGCATTCTCAAGTTCGCCTTTGACTTGGCGCAGACCCGCCCGCGCAAGCGTTTGACGGCGGCGACCAAGTCCAATGGGATTTCTATCAGCATGCCGTACTGGGATGAGCGCACGGCGCTGATGGCGGCCAAGTATCCTGAGGTGACGTGGGACAAGCAGCATATCGACATTTTGTGTGCGCGGTTTGTGTTGCAACCGGATCGGTTTGATGTGGTGGTGGCGTCGAATCTGTTTGGCGATATTTTGTCTGACCTGGGGCCGGCGTGTGCGGGGACCATCGGGATTGCGCCATCCGCTAATCTGGACCCTGAGCGGCGGTTTCCTTCGTTGTTTGAGCCGGTGCATGGGTCGGCGCCGGATATTTATGGGCGCAATATTGCGAATCCGATTGCGATGATTTGGTCGGGGGCGTTGATGTTGGACTTTCTGGGGAATGGGGAAGGGCGGTATCGGGCGGCGCATGATGGGATTTTGCGGGCGATTGAGGGGGTGATTGCCGAGGGGGTGGTTACGCCGGATTTGGGGGGTGCGGGGTCTACTCAGGAGGTGGGGGCTGCGATTGTTGGGCGGCTTTTTGATTGA
- a CDS encoding glyoxylate/hydroxypyruvate reductase A, which produces MALLYKADPVRGQHWQALFAEHAPDIEWRAWPDIGNPAEVQYLAAWQAPEDLAQVLPNLKVLFALSAGVDQLDLGRLPVGLPVVRLLDPGITRGMCEYASWAVLSLHRDMLRYRQQQVARCWQAHLLQPAANRRVGVMGLGAQAQQILATLAPLGFALSGWARSAHRVSGVECYAGEAQLAAFLGQCDILLCVLPLTEQTQGILDRRLFAQLPRGAALINMGRGGHLVEEDLLSALESGQLSGAVLDVLREEPAAEDHPFWEHPQVVLTPHIAAMTQPESAFGVLLENIRRFERGEGMVGEVDRGRGY; this is translated from the coding sequence ATGGCCTTGCTCTACAAAGCTGACCCGGTGCGCGGCCAACATTGGCAGGCACTGTTTGCCGAACACGCCCCGGATATCGAATGGCGCGCCTGGCCCGACATCGGCAACCCCGCAGAGGTCCAATACCTGGCCGCCTGGCAGGCACCGGAGGATCTGGCGCAGGTGCTGCCCAACCTGAAGGTGTTGTTTGCGTTGTCGGCCGGGGTCGACCAACTGGACCTGGGTCGCCTGCCGGTGGGCTTGCCGGTGGTGCGCCTGCTGGATCCGGGCATCACGCGTGGTATGTGCGAATACGCGAGTTGGGCGGTGCTCAGCCTGCACCGAGACATGCTGCGCTACCGCCAGCAGCAGGTTGCGCGCTGTTGGCAGGCGCACCTGTTGCAGCCGGCCGCGAACCGACGTGTGGGGGTGATGGGGTTGGGTGCGCAGGCGCAGCAGATTCTGGCGACTCTGGCGCCGTTGGGGTTTGCGTTGTCGGGGTGGGCGCGCAGTGCGCACCGAGTGTCGGGCGTGGAGTGTTATGCCGGAGAGGCGCAACTGGCGGCGTTTCTTGGCCAGTGCGACATTCTTTTGTGTGTGTTGCCGTTGACGGAGCAGACCCAGGGGATTCTGGATCGGCGGCTGTTTGCGCAACTGCCACGGGGGGCGGCGCTGATCAACATGGGGCGTGGGGGGCATTTGGTTGAAGAGGATTTGTTATCGGCGCTGGAGAGTGGGCAGTTGAGTGGGGCGGTGTTGGATGTGCTGCGGGAGGAGCCGGCGGCAGAGGATCATCCGTTTTGGGAGCATCCGCAGGTGGTGTTGACGCCGCATATTGCGGCGATGACGCAGCCGGAGAGTGCGTTTGGGGTGTTGTTGGAGAATATTCGGCGGTTTGAGCGGGGTGAGGGGATGGTGGGTGAGGTGGATCGGGGGCGGGGGTATTGA
- a CDS encoding FAD-dependent oxidoreductase, whose amino-acid sequence MATARVVIVGAGPAGVRCAETLLAAGIKPILIDENRRDGGQIYRRQPHGFTRDYTTLYGSEAAKAQDLHQSFDRLRDAIDYRPDTLVWNLTPGQLCCVSQGRHSTVDYDALILCTGATDRLMPIEGWQLAGTYSLGGAQIALKNQAVSIGHRVVFMGSGPLLYLVASQYVKAGAEVAAVLDTSPLSLRIKALPKLLARPGVLFTGLKLLAQLYRAKVAVHLGIKPLQVMGDAANGVGGVRFVAGNGQTVTVQADAVALGYHLRPETQLGDLAGCAMAFDQASSQWWLATDDAGRTSVKGVYAAGDGSKIRGADAAEHAGRLVALALLEDWQQPVNTGLRDEQQQALAVMDQFRLGLAQAFPWPSEQAKALPDSAIVCRCEMISAGELRRTVNEKGACEVNRAKAFSRVGMGRCQGRYCSQAGAEVIAAEAGVQVQEVGRQRGQAPVKPLSMLTEEVSS is encoded by the coding sequence ATGGCCACTGCACGGGTAGTTATTGTGGGCGCTGGACCGGCGGGGGTGCGCTGCGCCGAAACCCTGCTGGCGGCCGGGATCAAACCGATCCTGATTGACGAAAACCGCCGCGACGGTGGGCAGATCTACCGTCGTCAGCCGCACGGGTTTACCCGCGACTACACCACCTTGTACGGCAGCGAAGCCGCCAAGGCCCAGGACCTGCACCAGAGTTTCGACCGCCTGCGCGACGCCATCGACTACCGCCCCGACACCCTGGTGTGGAACCTCACGCCGGGGCAACTGTGCTGCGTGAGCCAGGGCCGCCACAGCACGGTGGATTACGACGCGCTGATCCTGTGCACCGGCGCTACCGACCGTTTGATGCCTATCGAAGGCTGGCAACTGGCGGGCACCTACAGCCTGGGCGGGGCGCAGATCGCCCTGAAAAACCAGGCCGTGTCCATCGGCCATCGCGTGGTGTTCATGGGCAGCGGGCCGTTGCTGTACCTGGTCGCCAGCCAATACGTCAAAGCCGGCGCCGAAGTGGCGGCGGTGCTCGACACCTCGCCGTTGAGCCTGCGAATCAAGGCATTGCCCAAGCTGCTGGCGCGCCCCGGCGTGCTATTCACCGGGCTCAAGCTGCTGGCGCAACTGTACCGCGCCAAGGTGGCGGTGCACCTGGGTATCAAGCCGCTGCAAGTGATGGGCGATGCCGCCAATGGCGTCGGTGGCGTGCGTTTTGTTGCGGGCAACGGGCAGACCGTGACGGTGCAGGCCGATGCAGTCGCGCTGGGCTACCACCTGCGCCCGGAAACCCAGTTGGGCGACCTGGCCGGTTGCGCCATGGCGTTCGACCAGGCCTCCAGCCAATGGTGGCTGGCCACGGATGACGCCGGGCGCACCTCGGTCAAAGGTGTATATGCCGCCGGTGACGGTTCGAAAATACGCGGCGCCGATGCCGCCGAGCACGCCGGGCGCCTGGTGGCGTTGGCCCTGCTTGAAGATTGGCAGCAACCGGTCAACACCGGCCTGCGCGATGAACAACAGCAGGCGTTGGCGGTGATGGACCAATTTCGCCTCGGCCTGGCCCAGGCATTTCCCTGGCCCAGCGAACAGGCCAAGGCGCTGCCGGACAGTGCCATTGTGTGTCGCTGCGAGATGATCAGCGCCGGCGAATTGCGCCGCACGGTGAATGAGAAGGGCGCTTGCGAAGTTAACCGCGCCAAGGCCTTCAGCCGGGTTGGCATGGGTCGTTGCCAAGGGCGTTATTGCTCCCAGGCGGGGGCAGAAGTGATTGCTGCAGAGGCGGGCGTGCAGGTGCAGGAGGTTGGTCGCCAGCGCGGCCAGGCGCCAGTCAAACCGTTGTCGATGCTGACCGAGGAGGTTTCGTCATGA
- a CDS encoding ABC transporter permease has product MNNLIAKSKPVSSALALAKVSSGPSWLGLVGGVVCVAWLLVALLGPWLAPHPVGEVVSDNIFEGFSLAHPFGTDYLGRDMLSRVLVGARFTVGLALVAALLASTFGTGCALLSVVSPKWLDEIISRIMDAFISIPSKMLALIMVSAFGSSVTLLICTAVISYIPGSFRVARSMAVNIEALEYVQVARTRGERRLYVACMEILPNMLNPVLTDLGLRFGYIVLLLSGMSFLGLGVQPPDADLGSLVRENIGGLNQGALAIIIPALAIGTLTIGVNLLIDYLSSRRSRRTGGH; this is encoded by the coding sequence ATGAACAACCTCATTGCGAAATCCAAGCCTGTCTCCTCCGCCCTGGCGCTGGCCAAGGTCTCCAGCGGCCCGTCCTGGCTGGGTCTGGTGGGCGGCGTGGTCTGCGTCGCCTGGCTGCTGGTAGCGCTGCTCGGCCCGTGGCTGGCGCCCCACCCGGTGGGTGAGGTGGTGTCCGATAACATCTTCGAAGGCTTCAGCCTCGCGCACCCGTTCGGCACCGATTACCTGGGCCGCGACATGCTCAGCCGGGTGCTGGTAGGGGCGCGGTTTACGGTCGGGCTGGCGCTGGTGGCAGCTTTGCTGGCCAGCACTTTCGGCACCGGGTGTGCGCTGTTGTCGGTAGTCTCGCCCAAGTGGCTGGACGAGATCATCAGCCGCATCATGGATGCCTTCATCTCGATCCCGAGCAAAATGCTTGCACTGATCATGGTCTCGGCTTTTGGCTCCTCCGTGACCCTGCTGATCTGTACGGCGGTGATCAGTTATATCCCCGGCTCATTCCGCGTCGCCCGCAGCATGGCGGTCAACATCGAAGCCCTGGAATACGTGCAGGTGGCGCGTACTCGCGGCGAGCGCCGGTTGTATGTGGCGTGCATGGAAATCCTGCCGAACATGCTCAACCCGGTCTTGACCGACCTGGGCCTGCGGTTTGGCTACATCGTGCTGTTGCTCAGCGGCATGAGTTTTCTCGGCCTTGGCGTGCAACCACCCGACGCCGACCTCGGTTCGCTGGTGCGGGAAAACATCGGCGGCCTCAACCAGGGCGCGCTGGCCATCATCATTCCGGCGCTGGCCATCGGCACGCTGACCATCGGCGTGAATCTGTTGATCGACTACCTGTCCTCACGACGTAGTCGACGCACGGGAGGCCATTGA
- a CDS encoding ABC transporter ATP-binding protein, producing MTELIRVEDLRVVACGEHGEVEIVKGVSFALEKGEVLALIGESGSGKTTIALALLGYARRGCRLSGGVVQIGEHDMLALSEKHLQSLRGNRVSYIAQSAAAAFNPAKKLIDQVVEGALIHGLGTRAELEAKAIGLFRDLALPNPERIGRRYPHQVSGGQLQRVMAAMALISDPLLVVLDEPTTALDVTTQIDVLRAFKRVVRERGATAVYVSHDLAVVAQMADQIVVLNGGEILEQSATAPLLKAPAHEYTRSLLAAARPDASIRPPCGVAEDVPLLTITGLTAGYGNKNMHGMPAIRVLEDIDLTVRRGQAIGVIGESGSGKSTLARVVAGLLTPALGGLAFDGQPLGGSLAERTPEQFRRIQMVFQNADTALNPMHSVATILSRPLKMYFGLKGAALKARVGELLDLVRLPRTLAERRPNELSGGQKQRVNLARALAAKPDLILCDEVTSALDTVVGAAILELLRDLRQQLGVSYLFISHDISTVRALCDDIVVMYSGHKVQAGSRQSFAEPPFHPYTDLLIHSVPELRQGWLETCGTACETLPAIGERANVPELCTFLNRCPVRVDGLCNRTAPSRRTLDNGGEILCHHDSAHLLNTQQGVTTISLGAYA from the coding sequence ATGACCGAATTGATTCGCGTCGAAGACCTGCGCGTGGTCGCCTGTGGCGAGCACGGCGAGGTAGAAATCGTCAAAGGCGTGAGCTTTGCCCTGGAAAAAGGCGAAGTGCTGGCGTTGATCGGTGAGTCCGGCTCGGGCAAGACCACCATCGCCCTGGCCCTGCTGGGCTATGCCCGGCGCGGCTGTCGGTTGTCCGGTGGGGTGGTGCAGATCGGTGAGCACGACATGCTCGCCCTCAGCGAAAAACACCTGCAAAGCCTGCGCGGCAACCGCGTGTCCTATATCGCACAAAGCGCCGCTGCGGCCTTCAACCCGGCCAAAAAACTTATCGACCAGGTGGTGGAGGGCGCCCTGATCCACGGCCTCGGCACTCGCGCCGAGCTGGAAGCCAAGGCCATCGGTTTGTTTCGCGACCTGGCATTGCCCAACCCCGAGCGTATCGGTCGGCGCTACCCGCACCAGGTCTCCGGCGGGCAACTGCAACGGGTGATGGCGGCAATGGCGCTGATCAGTGACCCGCTGCTGGTGGTGCTCGACGAGCCGACCACGGCGCTGGACGTGACCACTCAGATCGACGTGCTGCGCGCCTTCAAACGGGTGGTGCGCGAGCGCGGCGCCACGGCGGTGTACGTGTCCCACGACCTGGCGGTGGTGGCGCAAATGGCCGACCAGATCGTGGTGCTCAACGGCGGCGAGATTCTTGAGCAAAGCGCCACGGCGCCATTGCTCAAGGCCCCGGCCCACGAATACACACGCAGCCTGCTGGCGGCCGCACGGCCTGACGCCAGCATTCGGCCGCCCTGCGGCGTTGCCGAAGACGTGCCGCTGCTGACGATCACCGGGCTTACCGCCGGCTACGGCAACAAAAACATGCACGGCATGCCGGCGATCCGCGTGCTTGAAGACATCGACCTCACCGTGCGCCGTGGCCAGGCCATTGGCGTGATCGGCGAGTCGGGCTCGGGCAAATCCACCCTGGCCCGGGTGGTGGCCGGGCTCTTGACTCCGGCCCTCGGCGGCCTGGCCTTCGACGGGCAACCCTTGGGCGGCAGCCTGGCCGAGCGCACTCCGGAACAATTCCGGCGGATCCAGATGGTGTTCCAGAACGCCGATACCGCGCTCAACCCGATGCACAGCGTGGCGACCATCCTCAGCCGCCCGCTGAAGATGTATTTCGGTCTCAAGGGCGCCGCCTTGAAGGCCCGCGTCGGTGAGTTGCTGGACCTGGTGCGCCTGCCGCGCACCCTGGCCGAGCGGCGTCCGAATGAGCTGTCCGGCGGGCAAAAGCAGCGGGTCAACCTGGCCCGCGCACTGGCGGCCAAGCCCGACCTGATCCTGTGCGATGAAGTGACCTCGGCACTCGACACGGTGGTGGGCGCGGCGATCCTCGAACTGCTGCGCGACCTGCGCCAGCAACTGGGGGTGTCCTACCTGTTTATCAGCCACGACATCTCCACCGTGCGTGCGCTGTGCGATGACATTGTGGTGATGTACAGCGGCCACAAAGTGCAGGCTGGCAGCCGCCAGTCGTTTGCCGAGCCACCGTTCCACCCCTACACCGACCTGCTGATTCACTCGGTGCCCGAGCTGCGCCAGGGCTGGCTGGAAACGTGCGGCACCGCGTGCGAAACCCTGCCGGCGATTGGCGAACGGGCCAACGTGCCGGAACTGTGCACCTTCCTCAACCGCTGCCCGGTACGCGTCGATGGCCTGTGCAACCGCACCGCGCCGAGCCGCCGCACCCTCGACAACGGCGGTGAAATCCTTTGCCACCACGACAGCGCCCACTTGCTGAATACCCAGCAGGGCGTCACTACCATCAGCTTGGGAGCCTATGCATGA
- a CDS encoding FAD-binding oxidoreductase codes for MSVQKADVVIVGGGLMGSATAFFLRRRGQSVILLERDQIGQYASGVNFGNVRRQGRFLGQLALANRSWALWKRLPELIDDDLEFIPSGHMRVCYREDEIAELEAYADAPEAEQLDLKIYRGAELHQRFSFLGPDVKGGSYAPHDGHANPRLAAPAFARAARRLGAQIEERTEVAEVQKVGADFHITTTDGRQFHAAQLLITAGAWGQKLSAQFGEPVPLDTNGPQMAVTEPVPYALPTVIGVYTKIPEEVIYFRQIPRGNIVIGGGYRSKPDMLNRRAYVEPRSIINQINQMRRLLPGVGNLNIIRVWSGIEGYLPDSLPVMGPSGTVDGLFYAFGFCGHGFQLGPGVGDVMAELLATGSTSTPIEPFSITRFALPAEQRSQAS; via the coding sequence ATGAGCGTGCAAAAAGCAGATGTGGTGATTGTCGGCGGCGGCCTGATGGGCTCGGCCACCGCGTTTTTCCTGCGTCGGCGCGGGCAGTCGGTCATCCTGCTGGAGCGCGACCAGATCGGCCAGTACGCCAGCGGCGTGAACTTCGGTAACGTGCGTCGGCAGGGACGGTTCCTTGGGCAACTGGCGTTGGCCAATCGCTCCTGGGCGTTGTGGAAACGCCTGCCGGAACTGATCGACGACGATCTGGAATTCATCCCCAGCGGGCATATGCGCGTGTGTTATCGCGAAGATGAAATCGCCGAGCTGGAGGCTTATGCCGACGCGCCGGAAGCTGAACAATTGGACCTGAAAATCTATCGCGGCGCGGAGTTGCATCAACGCTTCAGCTTCCTTGGCCCGGACGTGAAAGGCGGCTCCTATGCGCCCCACGATGGCCACGCCAACCCGCGCCTCGCCGCGCCGGCGTTTGCCCGCGCCGCCCGGCGCCTGGGGGCGCAGATTGAAGAACGTACTGAAGTGGCCGAGGTGCAGAAGGTCGGCGCTGATTTTCACATCACCACCACCGATGGCCGCCAGTTCCACGCCGCGCAACTGTTGATCACCGCCGGCGCCTGGGGCCAGAAGCTCTCGGCGCAGTTCGGCGAACCCGTGCCGCTGGACACTAACGGTCCGCAAATGGCGGTGACCGAGCCGGTGCCTTACGCGCTGCCGACGGTGATCGGCGTGTACACCAAGATTCCCGAGGAAGTGATTTACTTCCGCCAGATCCCCCGGGGCAATATCGTGATCGGTGGTGGTTACCGCAGCAAGCCGGACATGCTCAACCGTCGTGCCTATGTGGAGCCGCGCAGCATCATCAACCAAATCAACCAGATGCGCCGCCTGCTGCCCGGCGTGGGCAACCTGAATATCATCCGGGTGTGGAGTGGCATCGAAGGCTACCTGCCGGACTCGCTGCCGGTGATGGGCCCCAGCGGCACCGTCGACGGCTTGTTCTATGCGTTCGGTTTTTGCGGGCACGGCTTCCAGCTCGGCCCGGGCGTCGGCGATGTGATGGCCGAACTGCTCGCCACCGGCAGCACCAGTACCCCGATCGAGCCGTTCTCCATTACCCGGTTCGCCCTCCCTGCCGAGCAACGGAGCCAGGCCTCATGA
- the argE gene encoding acetylornithine deacetylase, with translation MKPRVLEILKQLMAFDTVSSESNLALIDYVRDLLLTKGIESLIVKDQSAKKANLFASTGPKEQPGVLLSGHTDVVPAAGQAWTFPAFAATVQDGRIYGRGSCDMKGFIALAIDAMLDAADHTLNRPLQLALSHDEEIGCVGVRRLLDVLHLAPVRPFLCVIGEPTNMQFVLGHKGKGSYRTYCRGQEAHSSLAPRSVNAIHVACDFIAALRESQQQLQQHGAQDHDYDVPYSTVHVGQIVGGKALNIVPNLCSLDFEVRNLPADDLDQFLEQMRERAEVIVREAQKLSSVAAIEIETVNVYPGLDTHPSVEAVRFLKQFAAPGTGTSKVSFGTEGGLFKQRLDVPVVVCGPGSIEQAHKPDEFIEISQMDAGERFLQGLLGSLMA, from the coding sequence ATGAAACCCCGCGTTCTCGAGATTCTCAAACAGCTGATGGCCTTCGACACGGTGTCATCGGAATCGAACCTGGCCCTGATCGACTACGTGCGCGACCTGCTGCTGACCAAGGGCATCGAGTCGCTGATCGTCAAGGATCAAAGCGCCAAGAAAGCCAACCTGTTCGCCAGCACCGGGCCCAAGGAGCAACCCGGCGTATTGCTCTCCGGGCACACCGACGTGGTGCCGGCGGCGGGGCAGGCGTGGACCTTTCCGGCCTTCGCCGCCACCGTGCAGGATGGGCGAATCTATGGGCGCGGCAGTTGCGACATGAAGGGCTTTATCGCCCTGGCCATCGACGCCATGCTCGATGCCGCCGACCACACCTTGAACCGCCCGCTGCAGCTGGCCCTGTCCCATGACGAAGAGATTGGCTGTGTCGGCGTGCGGCGCTTGCTCGATGTACTGCACCTGGCACCGGTGCGGCCGTTTCTGTGTGTGATCGGCGAGCCGACCAATATGCAATTTGTGCTGGGGCACAAGGGCAAGGGCTCGTACCGCACCTATTGTCGGGGCCAGGAGGCCCATTCTTCGCTGGCGCCGCGCTCGGTCAACGCGATCCATGTGGCCTGCGACTTTATCGCCGCGCTGCGTGAGAGCCAGCAGCAGTTGCAGCAACACGGCGCCCAGGACCACGACTACGACGTGCCCTACAGCACGGTGCATGTCGGGCAGATTGTCGGCGGCAAGGCGCTGAATATCGTGCCCAACCTGTGCAGCCTGGATTTTGAAGTGCGCAACCTGCCGGCCGACGATCTGGACCAGTTCCTGGAGCAGATGCGTGAGCGCGCCGAAGTGATCGTGCGCGAGGCGCAGAAGCTGTCCAGCGTGGCGGCGATCGAGATTGAAACCGTCAACGTCTACCCCGGCCTCGACACCCACCCCAGTGTTGAAGCGGTGCGTTTTCTCAAGCAATTCGCCGCACCGGGCACCGGCACCTCCAAGGTTTCGTTCGGCACCGAAGGCGGCCTGTTCAAGCAGCGCCTGGACGTGCCGGTGGTGGTGTGCGGGCCGGGCTCCATTGAGCAGGCGCACAAGCCCGACGAGTTTATCGAGATCAGCCAGATGGACGCCGGCGAGCGCTTTTTGCAAGGGTTGCTCGGTTCGTTGATGGCCTAG
- a CDS encoding (2Fe-2S)-binding protein produces MNGRFVRLAEQGRPTVSLTVDGAAVEALQGDTLMVALLTQGNALRQSEFDSGRRAGFCLMGACQDCWVWTRSGERLRACSNEVREGLDIVTTQPEATWPLHG; encoded by the coding sequence ATGAACGGGCGTTTTGTGAGGCTGGCCGAACAGGGCCGGCCGACGGTCAGCCTGACCGTGGATGGCGCAGCCGTCGAGGCCTTGCAGGGCGACACCCTGATGGTCGCGCTGCTGACCCAGGGCAACGCGCTGCGCCAGTCCGAATTCGACAGCGGGCGCCGCGCCGGTTTCTGCCTGATGGGCGCGTGCCAGGACTGCTGGGTGTGGACCCGCAGCGGCGAACGCCTGCGCGCCTGCTCCAATGAAGTCCGTGAGGGGCTGGACATCGTTACCACACAACCGGAGGCGACATGGCCACTGCACGGGTAG
- a CDS encoding NAD-dependent succinate-semialdehyde dehydrogenase — MLKNRLQDPSLLAELAYVDGQWIAADSGATLDIRDPATGHLLAQVPAMHAVDTRRAIEAAERAWPAWRARPAAERAALLERWYQAMIDNLDDLALIMTCEQGKPLNEARGEVRYGAGFVKWFAEEARRVYGETMPAPSGDRRLLTLKQPVGVCAAITPWNFPNAMITRKCAPALAAGCPIIVKPSDLTPLSALALAVLAERVGIPAGVFNVITGLPVGIGEELTGNPAVRKISFTGSTAVGRLLMRQSAEHIKRLSLELGGNAPFIVFDDADLEQAVAGVMLSKFRNAGQTCVCANRILVQTGIYARFAARLVEEVGKLKVGNGLEDGVTIGPLINPAAVNKVARHIDDALSQGAQLLCGAVPGGDSQFVQPTVLGDTHAGMLLANEETFGPVAPLMRFTDEAEALALANATPYGLGAYYFTQDLQRSWRFGEALEFGMVGLNTGIISMEVAPFGGIKQSGLGREGSKYGLDEYLEVKAFHIGGLN; from the coding sequence ATGCTCAAGAATCGCTTGCAAGACCCCAGCCTGCTGGCTGAACTCGCCTACGTAGATGGCCAATGGATCGCCGCCGACAGCGGCGCCACCCTGGACATCCGCGACCCTGCTACCGGCCACTTGCTCGCACAGGTCCCGGCCATGCACGCAGTGGACACCCGCCGCGCCATCGAAGCCGCCGAGCGCGCCTGGCCCGCCTGGCGTGCTCGCCCGGCCGCAGAACGTGCGGCGCTGCTGGAGCGCTGGTACCAGGCGATGATCGACAACCTCGACGACCTGGCGCTGATCATGACCTGCGAGCAGGGCAAGCCGCTGAACGAAGCCCGTGGCGAAGTGCGCTACGGCGCCGGTTTCGTCAAATGGTTCGCCGAGGAAGCGCGCCGGGTCTATGGCGAAACCATGCCCGCGCCCAGCGGCGACCGCCGCCTGCTAACCCTCAAGCAACCGGTGGGCGTGTGTGCCGCCATCACCCCGTGGAATTTCCCCAACGCGATGATCACACGCAAATGCGCGCCGGCGTTGGCGGCTGGGTGCCCGATCATTGTCAAACCGTCGGACCTCACGCCGCTGTCGGCCCTGGCCCTGGCGGTGCTGGCCGAGCGCGTCGGCATTCCGGCGGGCGTGTTCAACGTGATTACCGGGCTGCCCGTCGGCATCGGCGAAGAGCTGACCGGCAACCCGGCGGTGCGCAAGATTTCCTTTACCGGCTCCACCGCCGTTGGCCGCCTGTTGATGCGCCAGAGTGCCGAGCACATCAAGCGCCTGAGCCTGGAGCTGGGTGGCAACGCGCCGTTTATCGTGTTCGACGACGCCGACCTGGAACAGGCGGTGGCCGGAGTCATGTTGAGCAAATTCCGTAACGCCGGGCAAACCTGCGTGTGCGCCAACCGCATCCTGGTGCAGACCGGTATCTATGCGCGTTTCGCTGCGCGCCTGGTGGAGGAAGTGGGCAAGCTCAAGGTCGGCAACGGCCTGGAAGACGGCGTAACCATTGGCCCGCTGATCAACCCCGCAGCGGTGAACAAAGTCGCACGGCACATCGATGATGCCCTGAGCCAGGGCGCGCAGCTGCTGTGCGGCGCAGTCCCCGGTGGCGACAGCCAATTTGTGCAGCCCACGGTACTCGGCGACACCCACGCCGGCATGTTGCTGGCCAACGAAGAAACCTTCGGCCCGGTGGCGCCGCTGATGCGCTTTACCGACGAAGCCGAGGCACTTGCCCTGGCCAACGCCACGCCCTACGGCCTGGGCGCCTACTATTTCACTCAAGACCTGCAGCGTTCGTGGCGTTTTGGCGAGGCCCTGGAGTTCGGCATGGTGGGGCTCAACACCGGGATTATCTCGATGGAAGTCGCGCCGTTTGGCGGCATCAAGCAATCGGGCCTGGGGCGCGAAGGCAGCAAGTACGGCCTGGACGAATACCTTGAAGTCAAAGCCTTCCATATCGGCGGGTTGAACTGA